A window of the Candidatus Zixiibacteriota bacterium genome harbors these coding sequences:
- the argS gene encoding arginine--tRNA ligase, with protein sequence MNNFVQEIIEIIKSKIEFPPEKIEALIEVPPEEKFGDYAFPCHILSKELKKPPQEIASKLSSELMPKELIEQIYPIGPYINFKVNREKFAEYVLQEIFERDLDYGSGTQGKGKTIVMDYSHPNIAKPFGIGHLRSTVIGNALYNIFRKLGYEAIRINHLGDWGTQFGKVIAAYKMWGEEKELTTDPIATLYDLYVKFHREAEGKPELEEEARRWFKKLEDGDGEALELWEKFKNFSLDEFNRIYKMLDISFDSYAGESFYNQFIEKTVDKMNQMGLTEMSQDALIVNLEKYGMPPCLIRKKDEASLYATRDICAAIYRYETYHFDKALYVVGSAQKLYFQQLFKVLELMGYAWAKDLVHVDFGWVKFKQVMMSTRKGNIVLLEDVLNKSIDLALKIIKEKNPELENKEKVAFDVGIGAVIFANLFTRRNKDIDFDWDKVLNFEGETGPYVQYTHARLCSLIRKSQERYGTRPEFEKFLMQFLSTQDEHSLVRKLEDFPRKIKQAAHQYDPAIICSYLLELSSLFNRFYQKERIIIENVNLTKGRMLLVRAVQTVIKSGLSILGIKSPEKM encoded by the coding sequence ATGAATAATTTTGTGCAAGAGATAATAGAAATAATAAAAAGCAAGATAGAATTTCCTCCTGAGAAAATTGAAGCTCTTATCGAAGTGCCACCGGAGGAGAAGTTCGGGGATTATGCTTTTCCCTGTCATATTTTAAGCAAAGAACTGAAGAAGCCTCCTCAAGAAATTGCTTCTAAACTCTCTTCAGAGCTTATGCCTAAAGAGCTGATTGAACAGATTTATCCGATTGGACCTTATATCAATTTCAAGGTAAACCGTGAGAAATTCGCAGAGTATGTGCTACAGGAAATATTTGAAAGAGATTTGGATTATGGCTCAGGTACTCAGGGAAAAGGGAAGACCATAGTGATGGATTATTCTCACCCCAATATCGCCAAGCCTTTTGGGATCGGGCATCTCAGGTCAACTGTGATCGGGAATGCTCTGTACAATATCTTCAGAAAATTAGGATATGAGGCTATAAGGATAAATCATCTGGGAGACTGGGGAACTCAATTCGGTAAGGTCATAGCCGCATATAAGATGTGGGGAGAAGAGAAGGAGCTTACCACTGATCCGATCGCAACCCTCTATGACCTTTATGTTAAGTTTCACCGGGAAGCAGAAGGAAAACCTGAATTAGAGGAAGAAGCCAGAAGGTGGTTTAAGAAATTGGAGGACGGAGACGGTGAGGCTTTAGAGCTCTGGGAGAAGTTCAAAAATTTCAGCTTAGATGAGTTTAATCGAATCTACAAGATGCTGGACATCTCCTTTGATTCCTATGCAGGTGAGAGCTTCTACAATCAGTTCATAGAAAAGACCGTTGATAAAATGAACCAGATGGGGCTGACAGAAATGAGTCAGGATGCCCTGATTGTCAATTTGGAAAAATATGGTATGCCTCCCTGTCTTATCCGAAAAAAAGATGAGGCAAGTCTGTATGCCACGCGAGATATCTGTGCGGCAATTTACAGGTATGAAACTTATCATTTCGACAAAGCACTTTATGTCGTGGGCAGTGCCCAGAAGCTTTATTTCCAGCAACTCTTCAAGGTCTTAGAGCTTATGGGGTATGCCTGGGCAAAGGATTTGGTGCATGTTGATTTCGGCTGGGTGAAATTTAAGCAGGTGATGATGTCTACCCGGAAAGGGAACATTGTCTTATTAGAAGATGTGCTAAATAAGTCGATTGATTTAGCCCTGAAGATAATAAAGGAGAAGAACCCGGAGTTAGAGAATAAGGAGAAAGTCGCATTTGATGTGGGTATAGGTGCGGTTATATTTGCCAATCTTTTCACCCGGAGGAATAAGGATATCGATTTTGACTGGGACAAGGTCCTAAATTTTGAAGGTGAAACCGGGCCTTATGTTCAATATACCCATGCCAGATTGTGCAGTCTGATTCGCAAATCTCAGGAGCGTTATGGGACGAGGCCCGAATTTGAGAAGTTCCTTATGCAGTTTCTTTCGACTCAGGATGAACATAGCCTAGTCAGAAAGTTGGAGGATTTCCCCAGAAAGATAAAACAGGCTGCTCATCAATATGATCCCGCTATAATCTGTTCTTATTTACTAGAACTTTCATCCCTATTCAATCGGTTTTACCAGAAGGAGAGAATCATAATTGAGAATGTAAACTTAACCAAAGGCAGAATGCTATTGGTCAGAGCAGTTCAGACTGTGATTAAATCAGGTTTGAGTATATTGGGAATTAAATCTCCGGAGAAGATGTAA
- a CDS encoding MFS transporter produces the protein MTNTIQTGISNYIHHLKLFSKNARLFLLGAFFIGLAFAGFQLLLNLYLKELSFGESAIGQILSMNAWGAVVITLPVAYILQRIQIKKVLIIATILAAALYFLQASILGLKGLLLVSFFLGMSVASYRVAAAPFFMKNSTPQERTYLFSMNFGIMIFAGIVGSLGGGYLVSLLNSLLGDQVWAYRGSLYVAILFGLVGLIPFYLIRHEETRSKNEESLAWDFKLLKERGGLLLRLCIPFFILGLGAGLIIPFLNLYFRDRFGLPAKDIGIYYALLQVFMLAGIILGPVLSKKVGMIKSIVYTQLASIPFMLCLAFSYLLPLAVLAFLLRGALMNMSQPISTNFSMEKVNEKEQPLTNSLTALAWTLSWGISASFGGKLIQSSGYVLPLLVATGLYIISSILYFYFFSGKEDRELGKAKPFILEAETQKVPADFKYE, from the coding sequence ATGACCAATACAATCCAAACTGGCATAAGTAATTACATCCATCACTTAAAGTTATTCTCTAAGAACGCCAGGCTGTTCTTACTGGGCGCTTTTTTTATCGGGCTGGCGTTTGCGGGGTTTCAGCTTCTGCTTAATCTATATTTAAAAGAGCTTTCTTTTGGTGAAAGCGCTATTGGTCAGATTTTGTCGATGAATGCCTGGGGTGCGGTTGTTATTACACTGCCAGTTGCATATATTCTGCAAAGAATCCAGATCAAAAAAGTACTTATCATCGCTACCATTTTGGCTGCGGCATTATATTTTCTTCAGGCAAGCATCCTGGGACTTAAAGGATTACTTTTAGTCAGTTTTTTCTTAGGGATGAGCGTGGCTTCTTACCGGGTGGCGGCTGCTCCTTTCTTTATGAAAAACAGCACCCCGCAGGAAAGAACCTATCTTTTCAGTATGAATTTCGGGATAATGATCTTCGCCGGGATTGTGGGGAGTTTAGGGGGAGGATATCTGGTGAGCCTGCTTAACAGCTTACTTGGCGATCAGGTCTGGGCTTACCGGGGCTCACTTTATGTAGCAATTCTTTTCGGCTTGGTTGGTCTAATTCCTTTTTATCTGATACGGCACGAGGAGACTCGGAGCAAAAATGAAGAAAGTCTGGCTTGGGATTTCAAACTTCTAAAAGAAAGAGGAGGATTACTTCTAAGACTTTGCATTCCTTTTTTCATTTTAGGCCTGGGTGCAGGACTGATCATCCCCTTTTTGAACCTTTATTTCAGGGACAGGTTTGGTCTGCCTGCGAAGGACATTGGTATTTATTATGCGCTTTTGCAGGTTTTCATGCTGGCGGGAATTATATTAGGTCCGGTGCTGTCCAAAAAGGTAGGGATGATCAAGAGCATCGTCTATACTCAATTAGCTTCCATTCCTTTTATGCTCTGCCTGGCTTTCAGTTATCTTCTGCCTCTGGCTGTTCTGGCATTCCTTTTAAGAGGTGCTTTGATGAATATGAGCCAGCCGATCTCAACTAATTTCTCTATGGAGAAGGTAAACGAGAAAGAACAACCGTTGACTAACAGTCTAACTGCTTTAGCCTGGACTCTGTCCTGGGGGATAAGCGCAAGCTTCGGCGGGAAGCTTATCCAATCCTCCGGGTATGTTTTACCATTATTAGTCGCCACGGGGCTTTACATTATCTCCAGCATTCTTTATTTTTACTTTTTCTCCGGTAAGGAGGACCGGGAATTGGGTAAAGCAAAGCCATTTATTCTAGAAGCAGAGACTCAGAAAGTTCCAGCGGATTTCAAATATGAGTAA
- a CDS encoding carboxypeptidase regulatory-like domain-containing protein encodes MKKLFIFLTVILFFFLTSISSFAKAGDPLCYASISGKVTDQKTGKPLVKAFVMADKLDGRKLVARTDSSGVYLLDKLSAGRYELSAFAFGYFLEVYPETLEVESGDTLTGINFELSTMPTGSISGRVTDSLTGNPIAKARIFVHNIEGCEKSLAFSDSAGYYFIDKLQAGMYRATAFARGYKPLKYHISIEVVADSVSSGVDFQMNKHGNQREGKIFGQAKDQETDLPIPFAIVIAYSASPDQEYEQTAVTDEDGKYVLEDLPIISFKILGTATGYISEYYKEALLEEDARKVTPTSSQVDFRLSGIQEGFLNIGGKITLDGEPLENATIYAISKTEQLSNSEEVSALKVSSTCGNIAASAVSGSEGEYLLEKLLPGTYYLLVTSPYGTVNGPEVELKFKNICGVDINIGRSDVKEGNNSLPKKISLSQNYPNPFNPATTIPFQVRSLEFGVGRPVHTSLTIYNLTGQRVRILLDEEMMPGDYQAIWDGKDDNDKKVSSGIYFYRFKAGDNSETRKMIMLK; translated from the coding sequence ATGAAAAAACTGTTCATTTTTTTAACAGTAATTTTATTCTTTTTTTTGACATCAATCTCCTCGTTCGCCAAGGCAGGTGATCCATTATGCTATGCTTCTATCTCCGGAAAAGTGACGGACCAGAAAACCGGAAAGCCATTAGTTAAGGCTTTTGTGATGGCAGACAAGTTAGACGGTCGGAAATTAGTCGCCCGTACTGATTCTTCCGGGGTTTATCTGTTAGACAAACTTTCTGCAGGGAGATATGAGCTTTCAGCATTTGCTTTTGGATACTTTCTCGAAGTTTATCCTGAAACCCTGGAGGTTGAGTCAGGTGATACCCTGACCGGAATCAATTTTGAGCTTAGCACTATGCCGACTGGATCAATTTCAGGCAGGGTGACAGACTCGTTGACTGGAAATCCTATTGCTAAAGCGAGGATTTTCGTTCACAATATCGAAGGATGCGAAAAATCTTTAGCTTTTTCCGATTCTGCTGGTTACTATTTTATCGATAAACTGCAAGCAGGAATGTACCGGGCAACTGCATTCGCCAGAGGGTATAAACCTCTAAAATATCATATCTCAATCGAAGTAGTAGCTGATTCGGTCAGCTCAGGAGTGGATTTCCAGATGAACAAGCATGGTAACCAGAGAGAGGGAAAAATTTTCGGACAGGCAAAAGACCAGGAAACAGATCTTCCCATCCCCTTTGCGATTGTCATAGCTTATTCAGCTTCTCCTGACCAGGAATATGAGCAGACTGCGGTAACGGACGAAGACGGGAAATATGTGCTGGAAGACCTACCGATTATATCATTTAAAATATTGGGCACAGCCACTGGATACATATCAGAATATTACAAAGAAGCTCTTCTGGAGGAAGACGCCCGTAAAGTGACTCCCACCTCCTCCCAGGTCGATTTCAGACTTTCCGGGATTCAGGAAGGGTTCCTCAACATCGGAGGAAAAATCACGCTGGATGGTGAACCTTTAGAGAACGCCACTATTTATGCTATTTCTAAAACAGAGCAACTTTCAAATTCGGAAGAGGTATCTGCTTTAAAGGTTAGCAGCACGTGTGGAAACATAGCCGCTTCTGCTGTCAGCGGGTCAGAAGGTGAATATTTGCTCGAAAAGCTCTTGCCTGGAACATATTATCTTCTGGTGACTTCACCTTATGGAACTGTAAACGGGCCTGAAGTAGAACTTAAATTCAAAAATATCTGCGGAGTTGACATAAACATCGGCAGATCAGACGTAAAAGAGGGCAATAATTCTTTACCCAAAAAAATATCCTTGAGTCAGAACTATCCTAATCCTTTTAACCCCGCAACCACCATACCATTCCAAGTTAGAAGTTTGGAGTTTGGCGTTGGGAGACCCGTACACACCTCCCTCACAATTTATAATCTGACAGGACAAAGGGTGAGGATTTTGCTGGACGAAGAAATGATGCCTGGAGATTATCAGGCTATCTGGGATGGGAAGGATGATAATGATAAAAAGGTAAGCTCAGGGATTTATTTCTACAGATTTAAGGCAGGAGATAATTCTGAAACCAGAAAGATGATAATGCTAAAATAG
- the dapF gene encoding diaminopimelate epimerase: MKIKFTKLQALGNDYIYIDSFKQNLTGLNLRDLSRKITDRHFGVGGDGLIIIRKGRKAPFRMEFYNPDGTPAQMCGNGVRCFARYVCEHGLCRKRKIEIETKDRIIEAEVLKRTGEFIIKVDMGEPILERKKIPVNGKGKFCINEEIKVDDRSINITSVSMGNPHTLILVDRFEEGWQKLGAMVEKHPIFPEKTNVEFVKVLNRKKIQLRVWERSAGETMASGTGASAGLVACVLNNKTDREVLAYFPAGCLKVSWDEKNNHIYVIGPTDEVFSGIYEYKSQ; encoded by the coding sequence ATGAAAATAAAATTTACCAAGCTCCAGGCTTTGGGGAATGACTATATCTATATAGATTCTTTTAAACAGAATCTTACAGGTTTAAATCTTAGAGATTTATCCAGAAAGATTACCGATCGACACTTCGGGGTAGGCGGAGATGGGCTGATCATCATTCGCAAAGGGAGAAAGGCTCCATTCAGAATGGAGTTTTACAATCCGGATGGGACTCCCGCCCAGATGTGCGGAAACGGGGTGAGATGTTTTGCCAGGTATGTGTGCGAACATGGTCTATGCAGGAAAAGAAAAATCGAGATAGAAACCAAAGATCGGATCATAGAAGCTGAGGTTCTAAAAAGGACTGGTGAGTTTATAATAAAAGTCGATATGGGTGAGCCTATCCTGGAAAGAAAGAAGATTCCTGTGAATGGGAAGGGCAAATTCTGCATTAACGAGGAGATAAAGGTCGATGATCGATCGATCAATATAACCAGCGTTTCTATGGGTAACCCGCATACTCTCATCCTCGTAGATAGATTTGAAGAAGGCTGGCAGAAGTTAGGTGCAATGGTGGAAAAGCATCCGATCTTTCCTGAGAAAACCAATGTGGAATTCGTCAAAGTCTTAAATCGTAAAAAGATACAGTTGCGGGTCTGGGAAAGGTCAGCCGGGGAGACTATGGCATCCGGAACCGGTGCTTCTGCAGGTTTAGTCGCCTGTGTTTTGAATAATAAAACCGATAGAGAGGTTTTAGCTTATTTCCCAGCCGGATGTCTAAAAGTGAGCTGGGATGAGAAAAATAATCATATCTATGTGATTGGACCGACGGATGAAGTGTTTTCGGGGATATATGAATATAAAAGTCAATGA
- a CDS encoding flavin reductase family protein, translated as MRKKIQEKIDFEIRGLNETNTFPMLDNIHFPLIGQVVLVTSINREKIPNVAPKSWISIFARKPAIVGFGCNVNHDTSKNILSTGEFVINIPGAELANKIWKASESKGQDSKEIEKVGLTPLKSVKITTPRIAECKAHLECSLDWTKKYGEEIIIFGKVLLASIDKKAIEGTLEERYKYLKLMAYLDEGAYGIIKTAQRIE; from the coding sequence ATGAGAAAAAAGATTCAGGAGAAAATCGATTTTGAGATCAGGGGTTTGAATGAGACAAATACTTTTCCGATGCTGGATAATATCCATTTCCCGTTGATTGGCCAGGTAGTTCTGGTCACATCCATAAACCGGGAGAAAATTCCTAACGTTGCTCCCAAAAGCTGGATCTCTATTTTTGCCAGGAAGCCAGCCATCGTGGGGTTTGGATGCAATGTCAACCATGACACTTCAAAAAACATTCTCTCCACCGGAGAATTCGTGATAAACATCCCCGGGGCTGAGCTGGCAAATAAAATCTGGAAAGCTTCGGAGTCAAAGGGCCAGGACTCAAAGGAAATCGAGAAGGTTGGCTTGACTCCCCTAAAATCGGTCAAGATAACAACCCCCAGAATCGCAGAATGCAAAGCCCATCTGGAATGTTCTCTGGACTGGACCAAGAAATACGGGGAGGAGATCATAATCTTCGGAAAAGTCCTTTTAGCCTCAATTGACAAGAAAGCCATCGAGGGAACTTTAGAGGAAAGGTACAAATACCTGAAACTGATGGCTTATTTAGATGAAGGGGCATACGGGATAATCAAGACCGCCCAGAGAATAGAGTAG
- a CDS encoding PDDEXK nuclease domain-containing protein: MKKTSKTQHYSTLLADLASLIEQGRKAVVRYVNTVLVATYWLVGRRVVEYEQKGKERAEYGELLLEQLSRDLTSKFGKGFGRENLRLMRQFYLIYKDTRISQTVSGKLLTKKSQTVSGKLSKNKKEQTLSTELMIIFRTPSEVFQKGLTQYSQSEIWNTLCAKFSLSWSHYCLLLRLNEPYKREFYEAESIRGNWSVRQLDRQIQSMLYERTALSKRKLTVIAKAHEKPVTLKPEDEIKDPYVLEFLGLKDEYSESQLEEALIKHLEHFLLELGVGFTFVARQKRITLEGSHYRLDLLLYHRVLRCLVAIDLKIGEFTHADAGQMNLYLNYLKDKEKLIGENKPVGIILCTDKKKTVIEYALGGMNNKIFASKYKLQLPAPEVLKAEIEHERQRLLEMKIIKGET, from the coding sequence ATGAAGAAAACCAGCAAAACCCAACATTACTCAACTCTCCTCGCTGACCTTGCTTCTCTGATTGAGCAGGGGCGTAAGGCGGTGGTGCGGTATGTTAATACTGTTCTGGTGGCTACTTACTGGCTTGTCGGGAGAAGGGTTGTGGAGTATGAGCAGAAGGGGAAAGAAAGGGCGGAGTATGGAGAATTACTTCTTGAGCAACTATCACGGGACCTTACAAGTAAATTTGGTAAGGGATTTGGAAGGGAAAACCTGCGTTTGATGCGCCAATTCTATCTTATATATAAGGATACTCGAATTTCCCAGACAGTGTCTGGGAAATTGTTAACTAAAAAATCCCAGACGGTGTCTGGTAAATTATCGAAGAATAAAAAAGAGCAGACGCTGTCTACCGAATTAATGATAATATTTCGGACACCGTCTGAAGTATTTCAGAAAGGCTTGACACAGTATAGCCAATCCGAAATATGGAACACCCTGTGTGCGAAATTCTCTCTTTCCTGGTCTCATTATTGCCTCCTTCTTCGCCTGAATGAACCTTACAAACGAGAATTCTATGAAGCCGAATCTATCCGGGGAAACTGGTCAGTGAGGCAGCTCGACAGACAAATTCAATCCATGCTTTACGAACGGACTGCACTATCTAAGAGAAAGCTGACAGTCATCGCTAAAGCACACGAAAAACCTGTTACCCTCAAGCCCGAGGACGAAATTAAAGACCCTTATGTTCTGGAGTTTCTTGGATTGAAAGATGAGTATTCAGAGTCACAATTGGAAGAAGCTTTAATTAAACATCTGGAACATTTTCTGCTTGAATTGGGAGTTGGTTTTACCTTCGTTGCCAGACAAAAAAGGATTACCCTTGAGGGGAGCCATTATCGTCTGGATCTTCTTCTTTATCATCGAGTCTTGAGATGCCTGGTAGCGATAGATTTGAAGATCGGTGAGTTTACCCACGCAGATGCAGGGCAGATGAATTTGTACTTGAATTATCTAAAAGATAAAGAAAAGTTAATTGGAGAAAATAAGCCGGTTGGGATTATTCTTTGTACTGACAAAAAGAAAACAGTTATTGAATATGCTTTGGGCGGAATGAATAACAAGATATTTGCTTCAAAGTATAAACTCCAATTGCCTGCTCCCGAAGTCTTGAAAGCTGAGATTGAACACGAAAGACAAAGGCTCTTGGAGATGAAAATTATTAAAGGCGAGACATAA
- a CDS encoding site-2 protease family protein — MNKEELKLEIGRIRDSVGTLLEIRGVYYDGQNITILGSPWFPMEDWQDDVTRRLSEIGYNVRFDQNGTQTIMELSRIGKVVKPSLPWVNIILFFLTVLTTFATGAFMENQDISKNPFLIYRGATFAVPLLLILLFHEFGHYIMSRKSRIKVSLPYFIPGIPGLNILGTFGAIIRSKAPFKNRKELLDVGATGPIAGFVVSVIALALGLATSQVVKEIPGQGIMLGDSLAFKLVSWLVMKEVPTGYDTLLSPMAFAGWAGLLVTMLNLLPIGQLDGGHIAYALFGKKQKIIARIIVLSLIPLGIFLWQGWLIWLVLAFIVRIPHPPTLNDAVPLDNNRKVVGWISLIIFILCFSPAPIRLH; from the coding sequence ATGAACAAAGAGGAATTAAAGCTGGAGATAGGCAGGATCAGGGACTCTGTGGGGACTCTCCTTGAGATCAGAGGGGTCTATTATGATGGCCAGAATATCACTATTTTAGGCTCTCCCTGGTTTCCGATGGAGGACTGGCAGGATGACGTAACAAGACGCCTCTCGGAAATAGGATATAATGTAAGGTTCGACCAGAACGGGACCCAAACTATTATGGAGCTTTCCAGAATCGGAAAGGTGGTCAAGCCTTCTTTACCCTGGGTCAATATAATCCTTTTCTTCTTGACTGTCCTGACGACTTTCGCCACTGGTGCCTTTATGGAAAATCAGGACATCTCTAAAAATCCTTTCCTGATTTATAGAGGAGCGACTTTTGCAGTGCCTCTGCTTTTGATTTTGCTGTTTCACGAGTTCGGGCACTATATTATGTCCAGAAAAAGCAGAATAAAAGTCTCTTTGCCTTATTTCATTCCCGGCATACCCGGGCTGAATATACTGGGAACATTCGGGGCGATAATTCGTTCAAAAGCTCCTTTTAAAAATAGAAAGGAGCTTCTGGACGTAGGCGCAACAGGTCCTATTGCCGGATTTGTGGTCTCGGTTATAGCTCTGGCTTTGGGGCTGGCAACGTCTCAGGTTGTAAAAGAGATCCCAGGTCAGGGGATTATGCTGGGAGATTCCTTAGCCTTTAAATTAGTCTCCTGGTTAGTTATGAAAGAGGTTCCAACCGGATATGACACCCTTTTAAGCCCTATGGCTTTTGCAGGTTGGGCTGGATTACTGGTGACGATGCTTAATCTTCTCCCTATCGGACAATTAGATGGTGGGCACATCGCTTATGCCCTATTCGGCAAAAAGCAAAAAATAATTGCCCGAATTATAGTTTTGAGCTTGATACCTTTAGGGATTTTCCTGTGGCAGGGATGGCTTATCTGGCTGGTTCTGGCTTTTATCGTCAGGATACCTCATCCGCCGACTTTGAATGATGCGGTTCCTCTGGATAATAACAGAAAAGTAGTCGGCTGGATTTCCCTCATCATTTTTATCCTCTGTTTTTCACCAGCACCGATCAGGTTGCATTAA
- a CDS encoding histidinol phosphate phosphatase domain-containing protein, whose translation MIDLHTHSVLSDGALLPAELARRAYVAGYRAIAITDHVDSGNLALVLAQLIKVSKDLNKYMRIKVLPGVEITHVPPQQIPELAELARKFGAKIIVVHGESPVEPVIPGTNLAGLESDLDILAHPGLITEKEVKLARRRGTYLELSARRGHSLTNGHVAKLARKVGAKLVINTDAHSPSDLFTEDILRKVGLGAGLSEKEFKGVLQNSIELLRKRR comes from the coding sequence ACACTCATTCGGTCTTAAGCGATGGGGCACTCCTGCCTGCGGAGCTGGCACGCCGGGCTTATGTTGCCGGTTATAGAGCTATTGCGATCACGGATCACGTTGATTCCGGTAATCTTGCCCTTGTTCTGGCTCAACTTATAAAGGTTTCAAAAGACCTGAATAAATATATGAGGATAAAAGTCTTGCCTGGTGTCGAAATCACGCACGTTCCTCCTCAACAGATACCAGAGCTGGCAGAGTTGGCTCGAAAATTCGGAGCAAAGATTATTGTGGTTCACGGAGAGTCGCCAGTCGAACCAGTGATCCCTGGTACTAATTTAGCTGGACTGGAAAGCGACCTCGACATTTTGGCTCATCCGGGTTTGATAACTGAAAAGGAAGTCAAGCTGGCAAGAAGGAGAGGAACATATCTTGAGCTTTCTGCCCGAAGAGGTCACTCTCTGACTAATGGTCATGTGGCTAAACTTGCTCGCAAAGTTGGGGCGAAATTAGTCATCAATACGGATGCTCATTCTCCTTCTGACCTTTTCACCGAAGACATCTTGAGAAAAGTTGGTCTGGGTGCGGGTCTTTCAGAAAAAGAATTCAAGGGCGTTCTGCAAAATTCTATAGAACTTTTAAGAAAAAGAAGGTGA